The genomic stretch AGCTTTTGAATCCTTTTGAGTTTATAAAGTTTAAAGAATGAAATATTATGGAAAGGACTGACTTTAAGATGAACACAACACCGCGCAGTGAAAGGCTTCACATAGCTATATTTGGAAAGAGAAACGCTGGCAAATCAAGTTTAATCAATGCAATCACAAACCAGCCAATTGCAATTGTGTCTGACATGCCGGGCACTACAACCGACCCTGTTTACAAATCAATGGAGATTTTGCCACTCGGTCCTGTTGTTTTGATTGACACAGCAGGAATTGACGATGAAGGCATACTTGGCAAGCTCAGAGTTGAAAAGACCCTGGAGGTTTTAAATAAAACAGATATTGCAATCTTGGTGGTATCTGATATAGATGATTTGACGTATGAAAAGCAGCTTGCAAAACTTTTTGACGAGAAAAAAGTGCCAAAAATCGGTGTTTTGAATAAGATTGACAAAGACCCAAATTATAAAGAAAAACTTTCTTTTTTGCAAACAAGTTTGGGAATGCCATTTTTAGCTGTGTCATGTGTTACTTTAAAAGGAATTGATGAGCTAAAAAGTTCACTTTCAAAGCTTGTACCAGATGTTGGTGAGGATTTGCGAATAGTAGGAGATTTGATAAACCCAGGCGACTTTGCAGTTTTAGTTGTACCAATTGACAAAGCTGCCCCAAAAGGAAGACTTATTTTGCCCCAGCAGCAGACAATAAGGGATATTCTTGATTCTGATGCAATTGCAATTGTGACAAAGGAATACGAGCTTAAAGAAACTATCGAAAATCTTGGTAAAAAACCTGCGATTGTAATCACAGACTCACAAGCCTTTTTAAAGGTTGATGCTGACACCCCACCTGATATACCACTTACTTCATTTTCTATTTTGTTTGCAAGATACAAAGGCGATTTGGTGGAGTTTGTTGAAGGAGTCAGGAAAATTAAAGATTTAAAACCTGGAGATACAGTCTTGATTGCCGAGGCATGTACACACCACAGGCAATCAGATGATATTGGAACTGTTAAAATTCCAAGATGGCTTCGCCAGATAGCTGGATTTGATATAAATTTTGAGTGGGTATCAGGCTACAATTATCCAAAAGACCTTACAAAGTACAAGCTTATAATCCACTGTGGCGGGTGTATGATAACAAGGCGAGAGATGCTATTTAGAATTGAGCTTGCAAAACAGCAAGGTGTGCCAATAACAAACTATGGTCTAATGATTGCATATGTTCACGGGATTTTGCCAAGAGCATTAAAACCGTTTGGGATTGAGTTTGAATATTAAGACCCCTTCCAACTTTCTTAGGAAACTGGAAGGGGCTTTTTGCCACTTATTTTATTATAAACTCGCAGTTCACAACAGCAGTTATTTCTTTATCTATTGATGTTGTATCATTTATTCCATAGTCACTAACTTCAGTTGAATAAAGCGGAGTTATCTGAAAAACACCCATAGAAGCAGATTTTAGTCTTTCGACTTGACTTCCTGTGCTCTTTGCAATCTGTTTTGCTCTTCTTACAGCATCTTCTGTCGCTAAAGAAAGCATTTCTATTTTTAAATCTGCAAGCTTTGTATAATAATACTGAGGTGGCATAGACTCAAACTGAACACCGGAGTTTATAAGCTCTGTTGACTTTCGAGAAAGCTCTGTAATCTTGTCTACATCCTTTGATGTAATCTGAATGCTTTGCGAAAGCTTGTAGCTATCAACCTTTGTTGAATATATTCCATTTGGAAGCATCTCGTATATTGTTTGAGTTGAAATTGAAGAAAAAATCAAGTCCTTTTCAGAAAGACCTTTTGAAAGGAAATAGTCTTTCACCTTCTTTTGACTTTCTTCCAAAAATTTGTAAGCTTCTTTTAAATCTTTTGCCACAACAGTGTACATCCCTGTCCACTTGACAAGGTCAGATCTGAGCTGTTTTTTTGCAGAACCTGTTACTGTAATGACCTTTCTTTCTGCCCTTAAATTTATAAGGCCGTTTGATAAAAAGTAAGAAGAGATTGTAAAAGAAATCCCTATAATTAAAGCAACCAGAACATAGGTAAAATTCTTATTGTTCAAAATTTTAACCTCCATTTTTTTCACTTTATTACATTATATCATTAAATTCCTGAGGCTACAATCAAAATTTTATAAAAATAAAGTAACTATCTGCTCGATTATTTTTTTTCTGCTTCAAAATAACCAATTACTGTAACAATAATGCCTATAAATTTAAATGTTTTTACTATAAATCGCAAAAATTCCTCTGGAGCATAACCAATTAACGTTACTTCGTAAGCAATTCCAAATAGAATAATTGCAATTCCTAACAGCATGAGTCTATAATCTTTCATTTTAAATTAAACCTCCATTAAAACAAAAATTTGAGCTTATATTTGGCAACTCCAATGTAAAAATAAAATTTTTCAATTGTAGCAGCAGATTTAAAACTGAGTCAATATAAATTTTTTGTAAAAGAGGTTATTGAAGAAAATATTACCAACAATACATAAAACAAAAAAGTTTTTTATTCCATTTATAAGCAAAAGATAAATCTGTTTTACAAACTTGACCGAGAAGTTGCTCAAATAAAATGTAATTAATATCAAACCAGTTTTTTGCTCTGAAAAACTTTTACACATTGTTTCTTTTTTATAAGTTTTTTAAGTATTAATATGGAACATATAAAGTATTCCTTTTTTTGTATCGTAGATTGCCAAATAAAAATCATATGAATTAAGGTTGATAAGAGTTTTAATATCGAGGTTTTCATAATCTATAAACCTTGCTGTGATAACCGACTTGTCACCAATTGCTTTCCAATATCCCGAAGAAATTTTAGGAAGACCAACTTCTTTTGCAAAGCCTCCAAATCCTGTAACATTACCAGAAAAATCTTTAACTTCTCCGCCATATATTAGTGCTTGATATGATTGACTTAAAGGTAGCTTTTCCCAGTCTTTTTGTTTTTCGATGTATGAAACAAAACTTTTCATACCTTTGGGAGTAAAAACAAATTTGTAAAGTTTCACACCATCATTGTGAAAACCACTATAATCGTCATATATTTTTTCTGAAACTGTACCTCTTGGAAGTCTTATGTTAAAATTTTCTTCGAATTCTTTTACACCGCTGTCTTGTGAAAATAAAAGACTAAACGAAAAAATTGCAAATAAGATGGAAACCAAGATTAAGCTTAAAAAAACTACTGAAAAGAGAACAAATTTTTTCATAGTTTGTTCACCATTTTTATTTTGCTATATTATATCACTAAATCTATATAACTACAACCAAAAATTTAAAAAAATAATAAACCACCTGCAAAATCACAGGTGGTTAAGTCTGTTTGAAACAAATACTTTACAATCCCAATGTTATCCATGTGCCAATCTGCTGAAAACCAATTTTTCTGTATATATTGGCAGCTTTTGGGTTGTCACAAAACAAGCAAAGCGATTTACCCTCTTTAATCAAATCACTGCAAAGTCTTTTCATGCACATAGTAGCATATCCTCTTGAACGATACTCGTGCATTGTGCAAACACTTAAAACCATTGCCATGTCTGCAAT from Caldicellulosiruptor kronotskyensis 2002 encodes the following:
- the hydF gene encoding [FeFe] hydrogenase H-cluster maturation GTPase HydF, whose translation is MNTTPRSERLHIAIFGKRNAGKSSLINAITNQPIAIVSDMPGTTTDPVYKSMEILPLGPVVLIDTAGIDDEGILGKLRVEKTLEVLNKTDIAILVVSDIDDLTYEKQLAKLFDEKKVPKIGVLNKIDKDPNYKEKLSFLQTSLGMPFLAVSCVTLKGIDELKSSLSKLVPDVGEDLRIVGDLINPGDFAVLVVPIDKAAPKGRLILPQQQTIRDILDSDAIAIVTKEYELKETIENLGKKPAIVITDSQAFLKVDADTPPDIPLTSFSILFARYKGDLVEFVEGVRKIKDLKPGDTVLIAEACTHHRQSDDIGTVKIPRWLRQIAGFDINFEWVSGYNYPKDLTKYKLIIHCGGCMITRREMLFRIELAKQQGVPITNYGLMIAYVHGILPRALKPFGIEFEY
- a CDS encoding SIMPL domain-containing protein, giving the protein MNNKNFTYVLVALIIGISFTISSYFLSNGLINLRAERKVITVTGSAKKQLRSDLVKWTGMYTVVAKDLKEAYKFLEESQKKVKDYFLSKGLSEKDLIFSSISTQTIYEMLPNGIYSTKVDSYKLSQSIQITSKDVDKITELSRKSTELINSGVQFESMPPQYYYTKLADLKIEMLSLATEDAVRRAKQIAKSTGSQVERLKSASMGVFQITPLYSTEVSDYGINDTTSIDKEITAVVNCEFIIK